A genomic window from Silene latifolia isolate original U9 population chromosome Y, ASM4854445v1, whole genome shotgun sequence includes:
- the LOC141629975 gene encoding uncharacterized protein LOC141629975, whose translation MIDDSPRVWHEKLLDMLWAYRTSTRRAIGYTPYKLVFDYDAVIPAEVNVESPRILYQNSIDLGSYVESMSITNLDIEHLREQALTNLLQNKIKSAKTYNARVKAKSFLEGDLVWKVILPEGHKDNFYGKWSPRWEGPFKVVKVFLGNAYVLQNFDGT comes from the coding sequence ATGATTGATGACAGTCCTAGAGTTTGGCATGAGAAGTTGCTTGATATGTTGTGGGCTTATAGAACTTCAACAAGAAGGGCTATAGGGTACACTCCTTATAAATTAGTTTTTGATTATGATGCTGTGATCCCAGCTGAGGTTAATGTAGAATCTCCTCGGATTTTATATCAAAATTCGATAGATTTAGGTTCTTATGTTGAATCTATGAGTATCACTAATCTAGATATTGAACATCTAAGAGAGCAGGCGCTGACGAATTTGTTGCAAAATAAGATTAAGTCAGCCAAAACATATAATGCTCGTGTTAAGGCTAAATCTTTCCTAGAGGGAGATTTGGTATGGAAAGTGATATTGCCAGAAGGGCATAAAGataatttttatggaaaatggTCACCTAGATGGGAAGGACCGTTTAAGGTTGTTAAGGTTTTTTTAGGAAATGCGTATGTCCTGCAAAACTTTGATGGAACATAG